The following is a genomic window from Polypterus senegalus isolate Bchr_013 chromosome 9, ASM1683550v1, whole genome shotgun sequence.
GAGTCTCCGCCTGCCTTCTTGATGCTTCCCGGGTTTGTAAAGTGTAATGTGAATATTCCACAGGTTCGTGGAATTTAAAGCTTGGTGTACCCGTGTGatattttgctgtcaatcacccattCAGCCCTGCCTGTCTTCAAGGTAATATGCTGGCCAATGCAGCACAGTTTGCGTTCATGACTACCTGTGTGTTGGTACTTTGATATCACTTGTGATTGACAAATGCTTGAGGCAATagtgtttatgtgtgtgcatCAATCACACCAGCAACTCTAAAATTAACAAGGATTTGATGTATTCATCTTGCTTTAGCATTATCTTACATGGAGTGGTGGGGAAATGTAAAAATCTGCCTATAACTTCAAGCGTTTTAGGGACATTTAAAGTTtgctttaaaatttgaaaaatggttGGTTGTAACATACCCAAATCATCACTATTTCAAAAGTGTATTTCTCCAGTTTAATTTCGTTTGACAGCACGTAGCTTATTTGCATAGATGGAGCAATCATATGACATACaagatttgtaaataatattcttCCATCTCTGTCAATTCAGTACTTTTTTTGGATTCATTGCTGTCTAGTGTTTCTAATCCAATCCATCTTTCCCAAAATGTGCATATCAATCTCTGCCTGAACACAATCCTATAGCAGCTCCTAATGAGTTAGTACAGCTTACAAATTATCCTAAATCCTCATGAAATTAATAGTAGTTttcctaaaagaaaaaatatataaaactcctAAGAGAAGGACAAAATTTGTTTCACTTAGTACCGTTTCCTTATGCTGTGACATTTGATAAATACAGACCAAGATTTCAGTCCAAATGAGAATTTgtagctggacttgaaaaaggctcttcactcacaatctccatgCAGCCTCACAGAGTTTGATTCGTTTTGTAACAAAAAGACCTATGCGCACAGGATCAAGGCCGTAATGGCCTTCAGTGCTGAATCTACTAAATACTCACTTGAAGAGAGTGAATCCTTAGGGgagaagtattttgtgttttatgtttgtaatttaatttacattgtttttcagacatttattttcactttgacattaaagagtattttttctgtttgtcaGTGTCAAAGAAGCTAAATTAAGTCCACTGTGATACAATGTTGTATCAAAAGAAGATGTGAAAACCTCCAtggggtaaatactttttaatagaCAATGTATATAACATTTTCTCACATAGGTTGCTAAATGCTTTTACAGTGTATGGCTCGAACAATACAATTTGCTTACAAATTTCcctttttgtaatatttcataATTTTAGGACAGGGATTGAGGGGGGGTGGCAGTATGAGGGAGCAGTCACCATATCCACTGCAGCTCTCTCAACACATCAGTCTACTTTGTATTGTACTGTAGTTCCTTTGTGGTGTAATGCCGTATATGAGGAACTGGTGCTGCCTGAAGTTACATCATTGCTGTGAGCAAGTTGGAGCTGTCAAGACTCAAGATGAATGTCTCTGAGAATGCTAGCTCTGATGAGTATGATTTCTGGCATATTGAAAAGACGGTGCCGTGTGTCATATTGGGGTTATCCTTTCTTATTGGAGTCCCTGGAAACCTGCTGGTTATCTACATAATCCTCCGACATGTGAAGCAGCGCTCTCACACAGTGGTGCTTATTCTGAATTTGGCTTTTTCAGACCTAATGGCCCTGATCACCCTGCCTGTCTGGATCTATGCCTTTGCAGACTCCTGGGTCTTTGGAGAGGCGTTTTGTAAGTTCCTAGTTTACATCGTCTACAGCAACATGTATGCCAGCATCTTCCTTATCACAGCTATGAGCATTGAACGTTTTGTGGCAGTGATGTACCCATTTTCTCTACAAAATTGGAAGAGAAAGGATGCTTTACTGAAGGTGGTGGTTATTATTTGGATTTTGGCATTTTTGTTTAGTATTCCAGTCATCCCAGCCCATGGCCTTGGAGAAGAATATGACAGCCTCCAATGCAATGTCCGGAACTATACATCAGATGAACAGGAGATTGTGTGCCTGGTGTTGGAGACATTGGTTGGATTCATCATTCCTTTCAGCATCCTCTCCATCTGCTATGCTTGTGTGGGAAAGCGAATCCGGCAAATGAGTTTCAAAACAAAGCAGAGGTCAACTACTCTCATCGCCTGTGTGGTCATTGCTTTTGCTGTTTGCTGGATCCCCAACCATGTTTTTAACCTAATTACAGTGTCATCCCTAATGATTAAGAACTCATCTATGGAAACGTCAGAAGCACTCAAAAGTGTTGAAGAAAAAGGGGTCTTCATTTCAGGAGCCCTGGCTTTTATAAGCAGTTGTGTCAACCCAATACTCTATGTGTTTATTGCTCGACGGTTCCGTAAAACTCTGAGAGAAACTGGACTAAGGAAACTTTTTACTCAGATTTCCATTTCAACTACAAATGAGGCAACAAAGGAGATGTCATTTATATCACGGAAAGCAAGCTCCACTCAGAACCACACCAGTTTTTCCAACGCCTCAGACCCTAACCTGTGACCAAAATGCTGTTATGATATGCTTTATCAAAGTGGACCAGCAGTCAGTTTGAGAGGCTCATTAGATGTCAATGTACAGTTTTTGGTGTGCATTGTAGAGGAAGTGAACAATTTTAAATTCAAACTAAGTTTTCTGCttgataaatgaaaaaaggtatgAAATATTAAGGAATACTGTAAATATGCCATTGGCAGTGAAACAGGAAAATTGTCTGAATTAATACATGAAGAAAACTATCATTACATTAGTCTAATCATAGTATTTTCAGTAGTTTTCCAAAATAATTTCATGCTGTCATTGTTTCAGAtaccttttacattttataattttgtttaaataaatacaatgtacTTAAGGAGCAGTTGGGATCTTTGGATGCAAAGTAGTTTCTTAAATTTTCATTATGTAATAACTAAAACTCTCTTATAATCGTTTTGTCTACATTCAtgacttttcatttatatatggtTTGTTTATCATATTATATacaatacacataaaataatccaGTATGCTGGTTCAGTGTTAGCATTGTTGCCTTATAGCTGTAGTCATGCTGGTTAGATTCCTGACCTGTTGCTGTCTGTGTGTAGGTTTCAGGATTTGTCTTTGTTTAATGttactttcttttccttttgccccCTACTTTCCTAAACTTTTACATTTGAGATTAACTGGTGTTTCTAAATGTATGTGTGAATGTGAGTGATATACCATATGGTGGACTGATATCACATTCTAGAcatgttcctgccttctgcctgatactgctgggataggctgcagatCTCCAAAGCTCATGCACGTTAATCATTGTATTTGTTTACGTGTAATCAGCCTTATATTGTGTGTATGTGATATTATGTAAATCTTGTGATGCTAAATCCAGTAAAAGAAGTAATGCAAGTGTTCTGTGGAATTTTCTCTCTGCCGCTGGCCTGTACCATTTTAGTAGAGTAATTTGAAATACTGTCTATGGGCTGGGGAATCCTCCATGAGAATGTGAGACTGATGCTGGCAAATCACTAAATATAGAAAGTCTTAACTTGATGTTGTCTGCTTATGTCTGGTGCTGGTGACAGTGAAGTCTGAGTTTAGTCTTTTAAATCTCTGTGCACGTATGCAATGTCTTTTTGCCTAGTTAGGTCCATGGGGTTCATTGTATTTAAATGAATGGAGCTAAAATGGACAGAAGAAAATGTAGCTAAAGAACATAAAAATTTCAGATTTGGATTGGAAAGTTCTTAAATTTTGGGAGAAATGTCATTATCTACTATCAGTGACTAGTACAGAGGGTGGAGACTTATGAGAGGGGAAGTGGCAGGCAAAAGGCATTACTTATCTTGTATATTTGTGTTTCTGACACTTAGCTAGTTTAGGTGGGCATTGGCAGTTTTGTTAAATACACATACAATGCATTCACACTCAGGTCATGTTATACAGCACAACAAACTATAAAGTGCAAAATTTCATGAATAAagttctgtatatgcatttatagTCACTCATTTTGTGTACAGTaagtgaatattttaaaaatatggtagGATTTTCCATCATTACTCCATATTTTAATTAACTACAATTTGTTGATAATGTAGTGGTAGTCCTGTTGCTTTGCAGTAAAAGGAGACCGAGGTTTGCATCCCTGGTGTttcctgcatggattttgcatgttcctTCTGTGTCCACATGGATTTTCTCGAGGTTATCagctttccttccacagtccaaacacatgcaggataggtggagTTGCTAAATTACCCCTGATATGTTTTCCCTTGCAtccaatgattgctgggatagattGAAGTTGGTTCGGGACCCTGTCCTagataagcaggttcagaaaacaatggatggatgtaaataatTTGCCTAGTCTCACTAAATAAATGTATGGCTATAATTAAAAATGcttttgatgaaaaaaatgagTTCACATTCAGAAAGAACCTCTgtcaaaatgtatataaaaacagaTGGATATGCTCATGCAGTCAGAagtatagatactgtagatagatgtgaaagaaactatataatagatagatagatatagactGAGTGACCACTAGGGGCattcattaaacaaaatataaagccaTTGAATATATTGCTGCTGGTATGCTCGTTTTTAGAATGCAGCTCACTCTATTGCTAGAGTTCAGCACTCTTTTCTCAGTTAACAAAACAGTAaccatttcataaaaaaaatgtgaagtaaGCAAAGATCCAATATTGTAATATGTGTTCCCAGAGCAAGGTGATTTTCTTTTAGAAATAATAAATTGCCTGGGGCAGCCTCTCACAAAGGCCTCTTACTCTTTTAGTGGCAATAAGTGGAATTCTCCTCTTCCTTCTcctcctctcaagctccatttaATATTTACCTGAGTTCATGTAACTGGAAAAAGGAGTCtttttttcccagtttctctgaccTTCTTGGGTTGTCCAGCACATAAGAACATTTGGTGGTCCCTCTTGGGTGCATCCCTCATAACACCTTTTTAATCCTTTCCTGTGTTTACACCCATTGCACACCTTCTCTCTTAATTGCTCTATCCAATAtttcttcaatttatttttccctacaaagtttttttgaggtttttttcCTTGTGTTCCTATGGCTGGGGGGTCTGTTAATTACCATCGAGGCATTGTGTGATtgtgggctatacaagaaataaatatttgctgttGTTGTGAGAAGGCCATAGAGGGGAAGTGAATTATGAAAATTTTGAAAAGATCTTCATCCACTTACACTTCATTGCTCTTTTTCATTAGTAgtagatagagagagacagataaatagactccactgaaaataaaagaagaaacgtATGACGTACAGCATTTGATTGAAGTGTGTCCAGAACAGACTAGAAAGCTAAGTTAAGGAATGAGCACTGCTGAAAGTTTTACTATGAGAAGCCTTTTGCATatctaaattaaagaaaatactgTTTTCTGTTATTAATCTATAATATTTTACTGCGGTGGTGTCAAACTTTAGGTGGTTTACTCATTTCTTATAAACATTGAAACTCAGAAGTAGCACTTTTAATGATGTTCCCCATAAAACACACTTGAAAAAGGAATTATGAGTTCATGTTACACAACCCTCAAGGAAGAACCTATGAAGCAACCCCTTCTCCAAAAAAGCACTGTAATCTTGTTAGGGATTTCACACTaatgtcgtcttcttcttttttgtaaagcTTCATGTCGTCTCTGTACATTCCTGAACTTAACAAATGAATGAAAACCTAATCTCATTCCTCTGGGCATAGCATtgacattttacattaaataattcTGGCATCTGCTCATGAACGCAAGATGGCAACATAGATTTTTTGTTTACCTTCATTTTCCTTCTCTTCACAGCTTTACCTATGAACATAAACTTAAGTCCTTCCAAATTAAAGGGGTAAAAAGAAGAAGCTGTGGCTAGGTGTTCATCAGTTTATTTTGAAGAGAAAGCAGAATTACTTTAAGTTGAAGTCTTTTAAAATGGGGTTAGTAGGTATCTTGATGCCTCATCCACTGTGGAAACTTTTGGTTTGTGCCTTTAAAGTAgctcaaatttttaaaaaccttgtATTAATTTCAGTCCACACTCCCAGTTACTTGTTGCCCTCAGCCTGCTTATAAATGGTTTGCCCTGCTAAGCTCAGTTACTGTTCTTTTATTCTTACTGGCCACTTTTTCAGTGTGATGGTATCAACGTTCCTGCACTTCTTAGAAGAGGCTCTCACTTTTACCCTGCCtcacagtattttttaaaatgatttgctttcctattctgttttcttcttctttttctttcggctgctcccgtcagaggttgccacagcggatcatcttcttccatatctttctgtcctctgcatcttgttctgttacacccatcacctgcatgtcctctctcatcacatccataaaccttgtcttaggccttcctctttttgtcttgccttgcagctctatccttagcatccttctcccaatatactcagcatctctcctctgcacatgtccaaaccaacgcaatctcgcctctctgactttgtctcccaaccatccaacttgagctgactctctgatgttctcatttctaatcctgtccatccttgtcacacccaatgcaaatcttaacatgtttaactcttccaccttcagctttgtctcctgctttctggtcagtgccaccgtctccaacccatacaacatagctggtctcactaccgtcctgtagaccttccctttcactcttgctgatatctgtctgtcacaaattactcctcacactcttctccacccattccaccctgcctgcactctccttttcacctctcttccacaatgtCCGTTACTTtctactgttgatcccaattatttaaactcatccaccttcgccaactctactccttgcatcctcaccattccactgacctccctctcatttacacacatgtattctgtcttgatagtcctactgaccttcattcctctcctctctagagcatatctccacctctccagggtctcctcaatctgctccctactatcgctacaaatcacaatgtaatcagcaaacatcatagttcacagGGACTTCTgtcttattaataaataattactgtAAATTTGGTCAGGGCAGGGTTTTTAGTTTAAAACAAAGTTCTTAAAACTGTTGAGAAATGTAGTATCGTTTCTGTTTCTACAAAATGTGGATATGACAGAAAATCGCAGATCCCTTTTTTAAGTTACGAAAGTTGGAAAtttgttgtgtgtgtatatgtctgGAAGAAGCTTGTAGTCAGCATTTTTCATCACATGTGAAAAAAGGAAGCTAATGgtgaattttttattatttacaagttGGCATAATGGTGAGGGGTTACCTCATGGATCCAGTATCCTGAGTGCCTATTGtaattgtctgtgtgaagtttgcagattCCCTCAGCATATGCATTGACTTTTCTCTGTTTAAACCTAGTTTTCCTCAAACATCCCAAATGATATGCAGGTTATTTTTTTGGCATTATTAGTCCTACATGGGAATTTGAATGAGTATGCTCTGCAATATGCTGGTGCCCTGTGCAGGTTTGGGTCTTGTTGTGAATGTGCCCACTAGAGAGGAAAACCCTCAAACTCAGCTAGTACTTAGGGCAAACacagaattttataaaaataaaaaggttttatttccaTAGAAATTTTCTGTCAAGCAGTGAGCTCCATGGAACACAAAAGGCATAAATGGTTTgtctagaaaaaaaagacaatcataagcaaacacagtcccaaaaatcaTTAATCCAAAGTGAGGTCAAAACACAGGGCAGAAAGTCAAAAGTCGGGAAATATCAAAAAGCACAGAAGAAACACAAAAACTCCCCAAAACATTTATGCGTGTttcaatgaaccaccaggaactgtttGAGACCCTGCAGATTTGTAGGCTGGGTGGCATATTCTGGGgggaccatccacaaaacacattaaacataaccaaggcatttatactgtcacacatgtgtgcctgtGGATCACCTTCAGGGCTTAAGTAAAATAAGCGATTCCACTCCAGACTAAGAGGGAGCACTGATGCTAACCATCCTCTCTCATTCATCAGTGCTTTGCCAACTGGCAGTGCCCTTGGAGTCCAGAGAAGGCCATGCACCTTCCAGTTGGGACCCAATAAAAGGAGGCATGCCCGGAGTACCATGGCTCATTTGGAACATTAACTCAAATGTGAAAGGAGCTCCTCAGCTACATGAAACCAAGGTGATTTAACCTTTAAGCTTTCTAAAGACCAGAGGTgtctattttgtttgtttgtaggcTGGATTggctaactttttttttcattagcaaGCCACAAtacttttgtgtttctttcattgAATGGGGTTCACTGGCTGGCTCCTCTACATTTATAGTGGGCTCTCAAAGTGTTCATGGCTGTGACAATGcatagacaaaatgaaaaacaaagaatattaaGCATAAACACAACCAatattaatgtaaacaaaataatcaatacTGGACAAcaaagacataaaacaaagatCTGAATCTCATCCAGCGAAGGAGTGATGGCTGAAATGTAACAGTTTCCTGCTTgtcacctgatgctgctgggataggctcagaTCCTCTGCAGCTAAGAACTGgattaaatgtttttaagaatattatgtCATGTTATATTAATTCACATCTTTGGAACAGAGCCACTATGCGGTTTCTTCTTGTATTTCTCTAAACTATTATAAATGtgttataaagcaaaaataatctCCATTTACTGCATGCACAGTTACAGATATATAAGctttcaaaaaacacattttatgacAACAATTTAAGTTTTTTAGTAATTTCGGTAATGTAATCAAAACAGCAATGATGCGAGAGCAATTAATAGAGTAACAACATAGCCTTCACTGGTCATTTCTTACTGGGctcttttaaagtatttttttttatttcatgtttttgagcaaaatgaaaagaaaacaactttaTGAAATATTAGAACCTAATGGTGACTAATGCTGTATGGTAGCAAATGATGTGAACAACACtcacaggaaaaagaaaatctctTGTTACTGatattgcataatccacatgttatGTCAGGTATCTGATCATACATTCACAAGGCACAAAACACatgaatttttgaaaatataatgttaaatacATATGTCCAGAAAAATCAGCAAACATCACTAACAGGATATGCATTGccattatttttcaaatcaagACAGGACTCTTCATCAATAAATGATGGGGAGAGGTGGATCTTTAAGAATTATAGGAATGTGGTTTCCTGTTTATAATGTGTACTGATTTTTCAGAAGTggtatttaacagtattttagcaaaaattgcTTGTGTTTTGTCTATTTTGAACATACAACTTTTTTCTGTTGACCTTTTCCACATCATtttaatactgtacagtattggtCTCTATTGCCTTCttttatattataaacttttttcTCCCTGTTCTGCATAAAAAcgtgagattaaacatttttgttggcCGTAACTATGAACCACATGCGGTAAGtaacattcaaaataaaagaaatatatatttttgggtagagtattcctttatgTGTGTCTGTAGACCTTTTTAGCTGGCAATTATTTATGCATTTGTTAATTACGCATTTACAGTTATtgttttaattgcttatttcaccaGCCTTTAAGCTAGAGTTGTCACACCACTTAAACAATGACAGAATAAAGGCATGGATCTCTTAATCTGTCtctaatgtattattaatatttaaagattactTTTATTGTAAGTTTTCATTATACATTATCAAAATCTTTGAGATAGCATTGACTTATTATGACTTGCAAAGCATTAGATTATATACCCTTAGAAAGAAATACGACGATGGCTAATAGTTGCCTTTTATATGTAACATCAGAGGTTAAGTGTTGTTTAACTACCATGTACTTTATAATGAAAACTCAGCAGCTAAGCAGCTTACTTAGCAAGTGTTACATGAAAAGTTCACATTCAATCTCAAAGGCTAAACACGATTCCTTAGCATGTGTTTCAGAGTAAAACCTCAGAGGTTTAACTTAATATATGTTATATTTAATTCAAAGCCTAACTATAAACAGAATACTCACCAATTATGATTATTCAGACTGAACCACAGAGGATGAATTTCCTGTTTGTGCCTACTGGAAAAATAGTGTTATACCTTTTCAGTGTTATTACTCTCGATAGAACGGTCAAAGATCAGACATGGTTCACAGTAATTAACAATTTATTAACtagttatatacagtaacacaaaTAATATTATCCCAAATATATGGCAGATAGTGACTAAGGACACATGCAAATGTTCTATGAGATTGCCCTAGAATGTCCCaaattgttttttggttttgtgcCTTCTTAATTCTGTACAATTacaaaattacaatacaatttcaaaaatgtttacagaTCAACAAATTGAATGAGTCATGACTCTTGTTCTGCCTCACATGTTGTTCGCTGTTAGCTGTTATGTGTTAAGCTGTGCTCCCCTTTGTCttatcatttattaacacacctgtcagttacttcccacactcacagtggtgttataaatgtctatgaaactcacgtaaagcatgtaggtcccacaataaacatttaaatacaatacaccacatgtgtctcacataggcacctctttatctcttgtttcggtcacgtccaaaGCGTAtttttaaggtatataaacctctgtctacgcgcttctctttgtcttgatccaaccaTGGAAATCACTTGCCTTTTTACAAagaggtacgtccagtaaaagccttcaagaaagctcaccccttgtcgtttttatgtggatgtgtcgagttgtttaagctctctgcggccgcgtTGCACGGACAGAGCATAGTGAGGCAGAAAAACTTGTGGAATTGTGCAGCTGATATAATAGACTCATTAAACATTAAGAAGGGATTAATCAGGTGTGTTGTATAAAAGTTCTTCTCCTTTTGAAAGACCAAAGACTAAACTGAACTTTGGCTTATCTTCCAAGAAAGAGTTGGCTTTGTTGAGAGTTGTTTCAGGGGATGATTATTTTAATCACCTTTAATTATCCATTCTCCATGGTGGTTTATCTGAAGCAGGCAACATTTGTTTTTTGCAATCAGATGGAGCTGGTTCACTCACTCTTTGATGTGTAAACAAGGTTTCTGCTGACGCAATGCTTAGGACAGATAACTGCAATCAGTTCATTTATGGTGGGTTGATTATATTCTATTGCTTCAATATCCTTCAGTCTTATTTGACTAATACTGCATATTGATGAGATGTAAGTACTGTAGGTCTTTGTCTGTGGGCTTAGCAGGAAAATTGTCAAGGTTGCTAAAAGGGTTTATTACATGGAAGTAATTTCTGTTTTTCAACAGTGTTACCAGAACAGAATCAAATTTAAAGGTGACAAAGATCAAGAGTCATACCtaatgtttttttccctttgtttttatgtattgtttGAGGGCCAAGTCTCTCATGAAAGACTTTTCTTTGTTTGATCAAAGCTTGGAAGTTTTGTCATGTGTGTCACCCATTTTAGTTCTGTTATTTGAAGTTACAAAACTGTGAAACCCATGGTTTTAACCACACGTAATACACAACCCACTGTAAAACATGGATAACAAATGGTGATGTTGTGACTTCACCAGAAGaacaaataaaatggaaacaataaaaattaaaatatcgcATTGAAAGAAAACATCAAATATTAATTTAACATGTTTCTAAAAAGTACTCCCTTGTCTATGGTTAGGCACAGCACATGTCAGGGTTTGGTGTGGGACCAATTATTCTCTTAATATGTTGTCGTCATTAGTAGATGtaatctgtcagtcagtcatcagtcattacccaacccactatatcctaacacagggttgcgggggtctgctgcagccaatcccagccaacacaggttgccaggcaggaacaaatccccaggcagggcgccagcccaccgtagggcacacacacacacacaccaagcacacactagagaaaattttgaattgccaatgcacctaacctgcatgtctttggattgtgggataaaaccgaagcacccagaggaaacccatgcagacacagggagaacatgcaaactccacacagggaggacctgggaagcaaacccaggtctcgaggcagcagcgctaccactgcaccaacgtGCCGCCAGATGTAATCTGGTAACTCATTTATCAACTATCCCTTGAATGCTTATAATGCTCAGTCGTGTTTATCAGTTAAACCAAATTAAACTTCTTAAGTTCTCTAACTGCTTAACTGCTTTAGTGATGTAAATATTGGATAGGTGAAACTGTAagcctttaaataaaaaaatacacgtTCTTTAGGTAGATTGCTTTTGAACACAGAGATGccagtattaatatttttaagttgTAAATGTAAGTTTTCAGTGAAATTTCCAGTAATTTAAATATTATCTTTGATATGGATTTATACCTTAACCTCTGTATTTCCACATTTTCTAACTGTGATTTCTCCAGGTAAGttatatttcaaaatttaaaatgcttCTTAATTTCCTAGGTGTTAATAAGGTAATTCATTATTTTGATTAAAGCAGTCAGTCTATTCAAATACGTTCACCTACTACTCTGTAGTTAATTCTAAACACAGATACAAGAATCATAATCAGATGTAAGAAATATGACCATAAAACTACAATTCTTAAATCACTTTATTAGTTTCCAGTTATGTctagaacacattttaaaatctcCTTTTGACATACTGTCAAAGGTCATAAATGGTTTAGCTCTGACCTTTTATCATACAACTCTTTTTGGTGACTATACTCCAAAACATGAAGTGGGATCTTAAAATAAAGGCCTGGTTAAAATTTCAAGAATAAAATGACTATAATTGGCAGAGGTTTTAGCTATAAGGCCCTAAATATGTTGTGAAGTTACTCCAAATATTAGATAAGCAGTTGGTCTCAGAATTTAAAACATGCTTAAAGACTTACTTTTATAGTATAGTGTAAGCTGCTACTTATGCTGGTTGTATTGCTGGTTTATACTGGTTTTTAACAATGACAGCATTGTGGGTGCTATGAATATTTTGTCtttatctgataacaaaggtgtaaatcaaggATGCTCTTACCTGTCTACATCAACTCCTTCAGAAGGAAAGACACCCAAAAGGACATTTATTTTTAGCCTTGTAACCGGAAGCTGAAACCTTTCTACCTCtgaaggataaaataatttagttataGGCAGGCATTGAATCTGTAATTGGAAGAGAGTTTGACCCAATCACCAGAGGCTACACCTTCCTTTAAATCTGGGTACAGTACATGCATCTCTTCTGTCTCATTAGAGCTGGAAATGGAGCAAGAGAGCTCCTGTTTTGAGCCCTGAACCTA
Proteins encoded in this region:
- the si:dkey-148a17.6 gene encoding leukotriene B4 receptor 1, which codes for MNVSENASSDEYDFWHIEKTVPCVILGLSFLIGVPGNLLVIYIILRHVKQRSHTVVLILNLAFSDLMALITLPVWIYAFADSWVFGEAFCKFLVYIVYSNMYASIFLITAMSIERFVAVMYPFSLQNWKRKDALLKVVVIIWILAFLFSIPVIPAHGLGEEYDSLQCNVRNYTSDEQEIVCLVLETLVGFIIPFSILSICYACVGKRIRQMSFKTKQRSTTLIACVVIAFAVCWIPNHVFNLITVSSLMIKNSSMETSEALKSVEEKGVFISGALAFISSCVNPILYVFIARRFRKTLRETGLRKLFTQISISTTNEATKEMSFISRKASSTQNHTSFSNASDPNL